A window of the Streptomyces sp. JB150 genome harbors these coding sequences:
- a CDS encoding GNAT family N-acetyltransferase translates to MKVTRLGGADIRARAEGLAALLADTVAGGASVGFLAPMDTADALAWWHERAAAVASGQAAVWAAADGDRVLGTVSLAFPDKPNSRHRAEVVKLMVHRDARGRGLGRTLLTTAEEAAAAAGITLLHLDTETGSPAEHLYRSAGWTRVGVIPDYAADPAGALRGTTIYYKHLGAG, encoded by the coding sequence GTGAAGGTGACCCGCCTGGGCGGCGCGGACATACGAGCCCGCGCCGAGGGACTGGCGGCCCTGCTGGCCGACACCGTGGCCGGCGGCGCGTCGGTCGGCTTCCTCGCGCCGATGGACACCGCAGACGCCCTCGCCTGGTGGCACGAGCGGGCCGCGGCCGTGGCGTCCGGGCAGGCGGCGGTGTGGGCCGCGGCCGACGGCGACCGCGTCCTCGGCACCGTGAGCCTCGCCTTCCCGGACAAGCCCAACAGCCGACACCGCGCCGAGGTCGTCAAGCTGATGGTCCACCGCGACGCCCGCGGCCGCGGCCTCGGCCGCACCCTGCTCACGACCGCGGAGGAGGCCGCCGCCGCGGCCGGCATCACCCTGCTGCACCTCGACACGGAGACCGGCAGCCCCGCGGAACACCTCTACCGGTCCGCGGGCTGGACCAGGGTCGGCGTGATCCCCGACTACGCGGCCGACCCGGCCGGCGCGCTGCGCGGCACGACGATCTACTACAAGCACCTCGGCGCCGGATGA
- a CDS encoding XRE family transcriptional regulator yields MRDAELDLRLGARLAELRAARGWSLGELAERSGVSRSTLSRAERAETSPTAVVLNRLCAVYGRTMSQLLSEVEAEPVPVVRAADQRSWEDRAAGFVRRSVSPPHAGLRGELVEARLDPGADLAYDRPPVPGLEQHVWVLEGELEVTVRDVTHALGTGDCLRLRVWGATRFRCPGRRPARYLLAVVLP; encoded by the coding sequence ATGAGAGACGCGGAACTGGACCTGCGCCTGGGGGCCCGGCTGGCGGAGCTGCGGGCCGCGCGCGGGTGGTCCCTGGGGGAACTCGCCGAGCGCAGCGGGGTCAGCCGCTCGACGCTCTCGCGGGCCGAGCGGGCCGAGACCAGCCCCACCGCCGTCGTACTGAACCGCCTCTGCGCGGTCTACGGACGGACCATGTCCCAGCTGCTCAGCGAGGTGGAGGCGGAGCCCGTCCCCGTGGTGCGGGCCGCCGACCAGCGATCGTGGGAGGACCGCGCCGCCGGTTTCGTACGGCGCTCGGTGTCCCCGCCGCACGCCGGACTGCGCGGCGAACTCGTCGAGGCCAGGCTCGACCCCGGCGCCGACCTCGCCTACGACCGGCCGCCCGTGCCGGGCCTCGAACAGCACGTCTGGGTGCTGGAAGGAGAACTGGAGGTGACCGTGCGGGACGTGACCCACGCCCTCGGGACCGGCGACTGCCTGCGGCTGCGGGTGTGGGGGGCGACGCGCTTCCGGTGCCCGGGCCGGCGGCCCGCGCGCTACCTCCTGGCGGTGGTGCTGCCGTGA